AATTTTGCCGCGGCAACCCGGCCCAGGAAGGCGTTTTGGGCCGGGCCTCGCCGGCGACGGCCCGAGCGGCCTACATCCTGTCCCAGGATGGCTTGGCCCCGGAAGAGGCCGATCAGCAGACCCTGCTCGCCGCCCTGACCTTTCGCGGGCTGGCCCCCAAGGTCCAGCTCTACGCCGAGGCGCTGCTTGAGACCAACCGCCAGCATCTGGCCCGGGCCGGGGTGGATGTAACCCTTATTCGCGGCGATCTGACCGAACGGGCCCTTGGCACGATGGGGGAACACCCGGCCCTGTGGCATTTCATGGAACGCCTCCTCGGCACGCCCGGGCATCGGGCCATGCAGGCCAGGGCGCTGTCCCATGACGAGCGCGGCCTGCGCTGGTCCCAGGTGGTGGCCCGGTCCATGGCCGACGGCCGCCGCCTGCCTGTGGCCGTCTTTCGCATCAAACGCGACATCACCATCAAGGAACTCCTCGATGCCGACACGGCCCTTGACCAGTTCATCCTGGAGCTGTTCGCCGCCTACGGCCAGGAAGGACGCATCGGCAACCAGGGGCCGGTGGTGCTGGTCAATCCGGGCGACGAGGTGGATTTAAGCGCTTTTGACGGCTGTATCGTCCTTGGCGGCGAGACCGCTGCGGCCAAGGACCATCGGGGCAAACCGGCCGGGACCAGCCCGAGCGACGACGCCGGTGGAGGCGCGCCATGAACAAGGATTCCTGGACCCGGGCGGAACTCTTTGCCGGCCTGTCCCAGGAGGAACTGGCCCTGATCGGCCCGGCCTTTACGTCGGTTGGCCTGCCCGCCGGCACGGCCGTCATTGCCGAGGGCCAGCCGGGAGACGACATGTTTTTGCTGGTGGCCGGCCGGGTGCGGGTCAGCAAATCCATGATGCTCAAGGGCATTGCCGCCCCCGGCCTGGACGCCGAGCGTACCGAGAAGACCCTGGTGGAGCTGGGCGACGCCCAAAGCCCGTTTTTCGGCGAGATGGCGCTCCTGGACCGGGACATCCGCTCGGCCACGGTCACCTGCCTGACCGACTGCCGGTTTCTGCGCATCGACCGCGACCGTTTTTTCACCTTCGTGGCCGAAAACCCGGTCATCGGGGTCAAGCTGCTGACCGTGCTGGCCAGACGGCTGGCTGGCGTTGTGCGCAAAAACAATGTGGAGCTGGTCAAGCTGACCACGGCCCTGGCCCTGGTCTTAAGCCGCCGGGGCATGGAGCGCAAATAGGCGGGGATGGATGCCTCCGGCGGCCGGGAGGGGGTAACCCCCTCCCGGACCCTCCCTGCCTGGGGAGCGCTTTTGTCCTCGGGCGTGGCCCGAGGACAAAAGCGCTCCCCAAACAGGAAGGATACGGGGAAGGAAATACCGTGGACCGCAGACAAGGTGGGGTTTCCAAAGGGGCTCAGCCCCTTTGGCCGCCGGAGGCCTCTTCTGCCTTCTGCCTTCTGCTCAGGCCAGCAGGCGCAGCAGCAGGCCGTCGAGGCGCTCGGCCAACTGGCCGCAGAGCCCGCCGCCGCCCGGGGACGCGCCAAACAGTTCGCGGCGCTCGGCCGCCAGATTCGGCTCGATCCCGACCCGGCGCTCCACCAGCGACAGGGTGATTTCCAGGCGCTGGGCCGGGAAAAACGTCTCCAGCCGGCGGGCGAAACCATCGG
The window above is part of the Desulfovibrio sp. TomC genome. Proteins encoded here:
- a CDS encoding potassium channel family protein — translated: MNAPASLLRRLLASTLATATALVAVMLLLATLGFYYFELRHDPSRTLFDALWWAMVTLSTVGYGDIVPVTVPGRIIGMGMMGAGIGIMAALTGNLASALIERRNRKRQGLAPVKTSGHCLVLGYNSHAAGLIKALAAAAPPTRGPVVVLVAPITPEAFAEAAADIGLENRLEFCRGNPAQEGVLGRASPATARAAYILSQDGLAPEEADQQTLLAALTFRGLAPKVQLYAEALLETNRQHLARAGVDVTLIRGDLTERALGTMGEHPALWHFMERLLGTPGHRAMQARALSHDERGLRWSQVVARSMADGRRLPVAVFRIKRDITIKELLDADTALDQFILELFAAYGQEGRIGNQGPVVLVNPGDEVDLSAFDGCIVLGGETAAAKDHRGKPAGTSPSDDAGGGAP
- a CDS encoding cyclic nucleotide-binding domain-containing protein, translating into MNKDSWTRAELFAGLSQEELALIGPAFTSVGLPAGTAVIAEGQPGDDMFLLVAGRVRVSKSMMLKGIAAPGLDAERTEKTLVELGDAQSPFFGEMALLDRDIRSATVTCLTDCRFLRIDRDRFFTFVAENPVIGVKLLTVLARRLAGVVRKNNVELVKLTTALALVLSRRGMERK